In Fusarium falciforme chromosome 9, complete sequence, the following are encoded in one genomic region:
- a CDS encoding DNA polymerase alpha subunit B, which produces MADADLQDRFSPNKPLEPDVLSELQSIMRLHSLSPEDLFFKWESYCIKLDTDAQIVTLEGLRNLKQSIQDELEKTQRQVHVKTERKVTATPRGGAKGGDVFGMLDGLVPSTPGSGGKLSRTLATGSAFKRKMETPKGLTSSPATGMSEQLKSMNGLPPTSFNDRANPGEVVEILNDRLAAAEPPIAPFSEPRVKLTAGSDQKKLGYKPLVMKISETSEILDDRIDNFMALIQEHHGLDEAAFGSAAAQSTTEVVAVGRIASDSTEGKLNAASLVFEMSRRAGMGLRVPLKMDHVRSWCFFPGQIVALRGTNASGTEFVVKEILDIPLLPNAASLPSALEGHRERLRGGPDAMEEDAEPTPLNVLFASGPYTADDNLDFEPLHALCTQAADTYADALVLTGPFLDVDHPLIATGDFDLPEEANFDPDTATMMTVFKYLVSPAFNRLVSSNPAITIILVPSVRDVLAKHVSWPQDSIPKKELGLPKAVRIVTNPMTLSINELVLGVSSQDILSQLHSEEVVSRGGPQPGDDLMGRLCRYLVEQRHYFPLFPPTDRSRLPKTGTEEGIATGAVLDVSYLELGEMVNVRPDVMMVPSLLPPFAKVVESVLLINPGYLSKRRGAGTYARMTLHPPTVPDGGSEEMTGHQIFNRARVEIVRI; this is translated from the exons ATGGCCGACGCAGACCTCCAAGACCGCTTCTCCCCCAACAAGCCGCTTGAGCCCGATGTTCTCAGCGAGCTCCAGTCCATCATGCGTCTCCACAGCCTCTCCCCCGAGGATCTCTTCTTCAAGTGGGAGTCGTACTGCATCAAGCTCGATACCGACGCCCAGATCGTGACACTCGAGGGGCTACGCAATCTCAAGCAGAGCATCCAGGATGAGCTCGAAAAGACACAACGACAGGTGCACGTCAAGACGGAGAGGAAGGTTACCGCTACACCAAGGGGTGGTGCAAAGGGTGGTGATGTGTTTGGGATGTTGGATGGATTGGTGCCGAGTACGCCAGGATCGGGGGGCAAGTTGAGCAGGACGCTTGCGACTGGGAGTGCGTTTAAGAGAAAGATGGAGACCCCCAAGGGGTTGACGAGCTCGCCAGCCACGGGGATGAGCGAGCAGCTGAAGTCTATGAATGGACTCCC ACCTACGTCTTTCAACGATCGAGCGAACCCCGGAGAAGTTGTCGAGATCCTCAACGACCGCCTCGCCGCAGCCGAACCACCAATTGCGCCCTTCTCCGAGCCGCGCGTAAAGCTCACTGCCGGCTCCgaccagaagaagctcgGATATAAGCCATTGGTGATGAAGATTTCAGAAACGAGCGAGATTCTCGACGACCGGATCGACAACTTCATGGCGCTTATTCAAGAACACCACGGCCTCGATGAGGCAGCCTTTGGCAGCGCTGCAGCCCAGAGCACCACCGaagttgttgctgttggccgAATTGCGTCAGATTCGACAGAGGGGAAACTCAATGCCGCGTCGCTGGTGTTTGAAATGTCAAGACGAGCTGGAATGGGTCTCAGAGTGCCCCTAAAGATGGACCACGTCCGCAGTTGGTGCTTCTTCCCTGGCCAGATTGTGGCTCTTCGAGGCACCAATGCCTCTGGGACTGAATtcgtcgtcaaggagattcTCGATATCCCTCTACTCCCCAACGCTGCCTCTCTACCCTCCGCACTTGAGGGCCATCGCGAACGGCTCCGTGGTGGCCCCGATGCCATGGAAGAGGATGCAGAACCTACGCCCCTAAACGTCTTGTTCGCGTCTGGCCCATACACGGCAGATGATAACCTCGACTTTGAGCCTCTTCACGCTTTGTGCACTCAAGCGGCTGACACTTATGCCGATGCGCTCGTCCTCACTGGCCCATTCCTCGATGTCGACCACCCCCTTATCGCGACGGGTGACTTTGACCTCCCTGAAGAGGCCAACTTTGACCCTGATACTGCTACCATGATGACCGTCTTCAAGTACCTCGTCTCGCCTGCTTTCAACCGCCTCGTCTCCTCAAACCCTGCAATCACCATCATTCTCGTTCCCTCTGTACGAGATGTGCTAGCAAAGCACGTCTCGTGGCCACAAGACTCAATTCCTAAGAAAGAACTCGGCCTGCCCAAGGCAGTTCGTATCGTCACGAACCCCATGACGCTGTCAATAAACGAGCTTGTGCTTGGTGTCTCATCACAAGATATCCTCTCCCAGCTACACTCTGAGGAGGTGGTCTCTCGTGGCGGTCCCCAACCGGGCGATGACTTGATGGGACGCCTTTGTCGCTACTTGGTTGAGCAGCGGCATTACTTCCCCCTATTCCCGCCTACAGATCGCTCTAGGCTTCCCAAGACAGGCACGGAGGAGGGTATTGCCACTGGCGCAGTGTTGGATGTGAGCTATCTCGAGTTGGGCGAGATGGTCAATGTGCGACCAGATGTCATGATGGTTCCTAGCTTGCTACCTCCTTTCGCAAAG GTCGTTGAAAGTGTCCTTCTCATCAACCCAGGTTACCTCTCCAAGCGTCGAGGCGCTGGTACATACGCACGCATGACGCTTCATCCTCCCACAGTGCCCGATGGTGGCAGCGAAGAGATGACGGGCCATCAAATATTCAACCGAGCTCGCGTTGAGATTGTGAGGATATAG
- a CDS encoding ECH-2 domain-containing protein: MSFRTFAVRAGAAVNAASYRSSTRSGFNMVQQAKVLSSSLGARQLSTEATSIKELRDDEPNDVVFESKYGLRTVMLNRPKKLNSLNASMIRKIVPRLVEWEKSDLANVVVMKGAGEKSLCAGGDVAALAHLNQQEDGWKKSAEYFALEYKLDHYIATYQKPYIAFMDGITMGGGVGLSAHAPFRIATEKTVFAMPETTIGFFPDVGASFFLPRMNGSVGTYLALTSDRLTGPNVFYSGIATHYLHSTSLPDLEARLAELRFRDSDDLPARLALINETLEEFCTGLPYDQPMALSGEIRRAIDRCFNKNTISDIIAALESERGATEEWAQKQIKTLHKRSPTAVHVALRQMRVGGEWDIAETFKKEHQISTKFMQHPDFTEGVTALLIRKETPKWQPESLEDIATKDNVTKPFFEFDPKSDIELFTDRTYSEYPHQSLGVPTEKEIRKALSDGSYTQEELANIIIASRRGRQGISEVVKEIIARKTDVDARGKARWLADESTPGSKL, translated from the exons ATGTCCTTCCGAACTTTTGCTGTCCGAGCTGGTGCGGCTGTCAATGCTGCAAGCTATCGAAGCTCAACAAGAAGTGGTTTCAACATGGTTCAGCAAGCAAaggtcttgagctcctctcTCGGGGCTCGACAG CTGTCTACCGAGGCGACCTCGATCAAGGAGCTGCGCGACGATGAACCCAACGATGTCGTTTTCGAGAGCAAGTATGGTCTGCGCACCGTCATGCTCAACCgacccaagaagctcaactcTCTCAATGCTTCCATGATCCGCAAGATTGTTCCCAGGCTGGTGGAGTGGGAAAAGTCCGACCTGGCCAACGTTGTCGTCATGAAGGGTGCTGGTGAAAAGTCTCTGTGCGCTGGAGGTGATGTCGCTGCCCTCGCCCACTTGAACCAGCAAGAGGACGGATGGAAGAAGTCGGCCGAGTACTTTGCCCTCGAATACAAGCTCGACCACTACATTGCGACATATCAGAAGCCCTACATTGCCTTCATGGACGGTATCACCatgggtggtggtgttggtctTAGCGCCCATGCTCCATTCCGGATTGCGACCGAGAAGACTGTCTTTGCCATGCCCGAGACTACCATCGGCTTCTTCCCCGATGTTGGCgcttccttcttcctcccccgAATGAACGGATCTGTCGGAACCTACCTGGCGCTGACCAGTGACCGACTCACTGGTCCCAATGTCTTCTACTCGGGCATTGCCACCCACTACCTCCACTCCACCAGCCTGCCCGACCTGGAGGCTCGCCTGGCTGAGCTCCGGTTCCGAGACAGCGACGACCTGCCCGCACGACTGGCCCTCATCAACGAGACCCTGGAAGAGTTCTGCACCGGCCTCCCCTATGATCAGCCCATGGCCCTGAGCGGCGAGATTCGTCGGGCCATTGACAGGTGCTTCAACAAGAACACCATCAGCGACATCATTGCTGCCTTGGAGTCCGAGCGGGGTGCGACTGAAGAGTGGGCGCAGAAGCAGATCAAGACTCTGCACAAGCGGTCACCCACCGCCGTGCATGTGGCCCTCCGCCAGATGCGCGTCGGTGGCGAGTGGGATATCGCCGAGACCTTCAAGAAGGAGCACCAGATCTCGACCAAGTTCATGCAGCACCCTGACTTCACCGAGGGTGTGACGGCTCTGCTCATCCGTAAGGAGACACCCAAGTGGCAGCCCGAGTCCCTGGAGGATATTGCTACCAAGGACAACGTGACCAAGCCATTCTTTGAGTTTGACCCGAAGAGCGACATCGAGCTGTTCACCGATCGGACATACTCGGAATACCCTCACCAGAGTCTCGGAGTTCCCACCGAAAAGGAGATTCGCAAGGCTCTCTCTGACGGCAGCTACACCCAGGAGGAGCtggccaacatcatcatcgcaTCTCGCCGGGGTCGCCAGGGTATCTCGGAGgtggtcaaggagatcatcGCCCGCAAGACCGATGTGGACGCCCGCGGCAAGGCCAGGTGGTTGGCAGATGAGTCCACGCCTGGAAGCAAATTGTAA
- a CDS encoding MFAP1 domain-containing protein produces MPPKRMTANPVKPARYRAGKPTGVESDSDSDASESEAPAEPALPPPPKATSAGKISSNLGKVDLNARRKEAEAAEERRLAKEKAERLAAEEGFVTEEEEESEEEEDDDDEEESESEEESSEDEAPRRLMIRPKFIPKSQRGNVKDPAQQEEEARQAEEEARKKAADELVEEQIKKDLAARAAGKKHWDDDENEDSDVDTTDGLDPEAEEAAWRVRELKRLKRARAAIEEREKELAEVERRRNLTEEERQAEDEAFLAKQQEEKEGKGKMSYMQRYFHKGAFFQDEMKAAGLDKRDIMGSRIQDDVRNREALPEYLQRRDMAKLGRKGGTKYKDMRTEDTGRWGDIDGGRRRGGGGKFDEDERFRPDDDRFRPDERSAGGANAIPLGSRNDQRKGDRRDRDDGYRDRRDRDSYRSRDDSRRRSRSRSRSPRRDRDEHRSRRKRSTSRDDGRYESDKRRRVDAR; encoded by the coding sequence ATGCCGCCCAAGCGCATGACAGCGAACCCCGTCAAGCCGGCGCGTTATCGCGCCGGTAAGCCTACGGGCGTGGAATCCGACTCCGACTCCGATGCTAGCGAATCTGAGGCGCCCGCCGAGCCCGCGCTCCCTCCGCCACCAAAAGCGACCAGCGCCGGAAAGATCTCGAGCAACCTTGGAAAAGTCGACCTGAACGCGCGCAGGAAGGAGGCAGAAGCTGCTGAAGAACGGCGACTCGCCAAGGAAAAGGCTGAGCGATTGGCCGCTGAGGAAGGCTTCGTgacggaagaggaggaagagagcgaggaagaagaggacgacgatgatgaagaggagagtGAAtccgaggaggagagcagCGAAGACGAAGCCCCGCGACGGTTAATGATCCGACCAAAGTTCATCCCCAAGAGCCAGCGAGGAAACGTAAAAGACCCCGCCcaacaagaggaagaagctcgccaggcagaagaggaagctcgCAAGAAGGCCGCCGATGAGCTCGTCGAGGAGCAGATTAAAAAGGACCTTGCTGCGCGCGCAGCGGGCAAGAAGCACtgggatgatgacgagaatGAGGATTCAGACGTGGACACGACCGACGGGCTGGaccctgaggctgaggaggctgccTGGCGCGTCCGTGAGCTCAAGCGCCTCAAGCGCGCGCGCGCTGCTATCGAGGAGCGCGAGAAGGAGCTTGCAGAGGTGGAGCGACGGCGCAACCTGACTGAGGAAGAGCGGCAGGCTGAGGACGAGGCGTTCTTGGCTAagcagcaagaagagaaggagggcaagggtAAGATGTCGTACATGCAGCGGTACTTCCACAAGGGCGCCTTCTTCCAAGACGAGATGAAGGCTGCTGGCCTGGATAAGCGAGACATCATGGGCAGTCGGATTCAGGACGATGTGCGGAACCGCGAGGCGCTGCCAGAGTATCTGCAGCGTCGCGACATGGCCAAGCTGGGTCGCAAGGGCGGTACCAAGTACAAGGACATGCGCACCGAGGATACAGGTCGCTGGGGCGATATTGATGGTGgtcggaggagaggaggagggggcaagtttgacgaggatgaacgATTCCGCCCAGATGATGATCGTTTCCGACCCGACGAGCGGAGCGCAGGAGGCGCAAATGCCATCCCCCTCGGCTCGCGCAACGATCAGAGGAAGGGTGATCGACGAGACAGAGATGATGGGTATCGGGATCGAAGAGATAGGGACTCATATCGTTCAAGAGACGATAGTCGAAGGAGGTCACGATCGCGATCACGGTCACCGCGCCGTGATAGGGACGAACATCGCAGTCGCCGGAAGCGCAGTACATCGCGCGACGACGGCCGGTACGAGAGTGACAAGAGACGCAGAGTGGATGCCAGGTAA
- a CDS encoding Small nuclear ribonucleoprotein Sm D2: MSDPKIQELLTKPRSELTEYEIAQLEEHEFSAGPLSILQTAVRSHVQVLISIRNNRKLLARVKAFDRHCNMVLENVKEMWTETPRLANGKKGRPVNKDRFISKMFLRGDSVILVLLS; the protein is encoded by the exons ATGTCGGACCCCAAGATTCA GGAGCTTCTCACCAAGCCGCGCTCAGAACTCAC AGAGTACGAGATTGCTCAGCTCGAGGAGCACGAGTTCTCCGCCGGCCCcctctccatcctccagACCGCCGTGCGCTCGCACGTCCAGGTGCTCATCTCGATCCGCAACAACCGCAAGCTCCTGGCGCGTGTCAAGGCCTTTGACCGACACTGCAACATGGTTCTCGAGAACGTGAAGGAGATGTGGACAGAGACGCCCCGGTTAGCAAACGGAAAGAAGGGTCGACCAGTGAACAAGGATCGGTTCATCAGCAAGAT GTTCCTGCGAGGCGATAGTGTTATCTTGGTGCTTCTAAGCTAA
- a CDS encoding FAD-binding PCMH-type domain-containing protein encodes MSAMRFFTLAALVSASFAQTIKVGGKDIPVDKSAISPASEAVSRSSSNAKAPLFVDESTQLTDKVLNNLTSLGLSHIELFEFDNDKEETIHRRSLFGRCKTAPGDDYFPSDTLWAVFDYLLGDALQKTVPYASVCYEDSEFGNYNKAKCDYLMNNWFNNSYVPTEDPTAVNAVLYQGQSCLPPSLFASAKSCTVGGYPLYTVDATNVAHIQLAINLARSLNLRLVIKNTGHDFGAKSTGYGALSIWTHNLKSIEVYEDYEEGDYKGPAVKAGAGVQAYEVYEAAKEHGVTVIGGEGQTVGVMGGFIQGGGHGPLSGIHGMAADSVLSFEVVTADGRLVTASESCNPDLFWAIRGGGGGTFGVVTSAVVKAHPKVAVATLTFAFASGVDGLTDEMFWKGVKAFWDRFPEYAKDNGNYEYFLITKAETGYSFSMQPWFAPKFTVEKLKKLVAPLFADFKELGINIKPKYAEYDDFYPAWQASFPLEGWGNPAIRQGSRLFPEENWANETIISKTFDAVKGSIEDYGWFIAFNLYAGHEGYPDTAVNPGWRTALVHGIGAVFWDVTADEETKKNISDSLTNDYIQRWRDVTPGGHAYCSESDYIEPDFQHSFWGSNWERLVEIKEKWDPYDVFYATNGVGSDKWELQDKIFGNLPNQNSKLCRV; translated from the exons ATGTCTGCCATGCGGTTCTTTACCTTGGCGGCGCTCGTTAGCGCATCCTTTGCCCAGACTATCAAAGTCGGTGGCAAGGACATAC CCGTCGACAAATCGGCTATTTCCCCAGCCAGTGAGGCCGTCTCCAGGAGTTCGTCCAATGCCAAGGCCCCTCTCTTCGTTGATGAGTCTACACAACTCACCGATAAAGtcctcaacaacctcacCTCCCTTGGGCTCTCTCACATTGAATTGTTCGAGTTTGACAATGACAAGGAAGAGACTATCCACAGACGGAGTCTCTTTGGTCGGTGCAAGACGGCCCCTGGAGACGACTACTTCCCCAGCGATACGCTCTGGGCAGTATTTGACTACCTCCTTGGTGATGCCCTCCAAAAGACAGTCCCGTATGCCTCGGTCTGTTATGAGGACTCTGAATTTGGCAACTACAACAAGGCGAAGTGCGATTATCTCATGAACAACTGGTTCAACAACTCCTACGTTCCAACTGAGGATCCTACTGCTGTCAACGCCGTCTTGTACCAGGGCCAGTCCTGTCTTCCCCCTTCTCTCTTTGCATCCGCCAAGTCCTGCACTGTGGGTGGCTACCCTCTATACACTGTCGATGCTACAAATGTCGCGCACATCCAGCTCGCCATCAACCTGGCCCGCAGTCTGAATCTTCGTCTCGTCATCAAGAACACTGGCCACGACTTTGGTGCCAAGTCTACCGGTTACGGCGCCTTATCCATCTGGACTCACAACCTTAAGTCCATCGAGGTCTATGAGGACTATGAGGAGGGTGACTACAAAGGCCCTGCTGTCAAGGCCGGGGCTGGTGTCCAGGCCTACGAGGTCTATGAGGCTGCTAAGGAGCATGGTGTCACTGTCATCGGTGGAGAAGGCCAGACCGTCGGTGTCATGGGCGGCTTCATCCAGGGCGGTGGCCACGGCCCTCTCTCTGGAATCCACGGCATGGCTGCCGACTCTGTCCTCTCCTTCGAGGTAGTCACTGCTGATGGCCGCCTCGTCACCGCCAGCGAGAGCTGCAACCCTGACCTCTTCTGGGCCATccgtggaggaggtggtggtacTTTTGGTGTTGTGACCTCTGCTGTTGTCAAGGCTCATCCCAAGGTCGCTGTCGCCACCTTGACCTTTGCCTTTGCATCTGGCGTCGATGGTCTCACCGACGAAATGTTCTGGAAGGGTGTCAAGGCATTCTGGGACCGCTTCCCCGAATACGCCAAAGACAACGGCAATTACGAGTACTtcctcatcaccaaggccgAGACTGGCTACAGCTTCTCCATGCAGCCCTGGTTCGCTCCCAAGTTTACCgtggagaagctcaagaagctcgtgGCCCCTCTGTTCGCCGACTTCAAGGAGCTtggcatcaacatcaagcccAAGTACGCCGAGTATGACGACTTCTACCCTGCTTGGCAAGCCTCGTTCCCCCTTGAGGGTTGGGGCAACCCAGCCATCCGCCAGGGAAGCCGTCTGTTTCCCGAGGAGAACTGGGCCaacgagaccatcatcagCAAGACATTCGATGCCGTCAAGGGCAGCATCGAGGACTACGGCTGGTTCATCGCCTTCAACCTTTATGCTGGTCATGAGGGCTACCCTGACACAGCCGTCAACCCAGGCTGGCGGACAGCTCTCGTCCACGGAATTGGTGCCGTCTTCTGGGACGTGACTGCCGACGAGGAGACTAAGAAGAATATCTCCGACAGCCTGACCAACGACTACATCCAGCGATGGCGAGATGTTACCCCAGGTGGCCACGCGTACTGCTCCGAGAGTGATTACATCGAGCCCGACTTCCAGCACTCGTTCTGGGGCAGCAACTGGGAGCGTCTggtcgagatcaaggagaagtgGGATCCCTATGATGTCTTTTACGCCACCAACGGCGTTGGCTCGGACAAGTGGGAGCTCCAGGACAAGATCTTTGGCAACTTGCCCAACCAGAACAGCAAGCTTTGCCGGGTGTAG